In the genome of Anabaena cylindrica PCC 7122, the window AAAATTTTCTTGACACTAATACTATCTTAACTAGCACTGGATGTCTCTGAATTTTAAGAAATATCAGGAATTCGCAACATTCTTAGAGCAATTATCCTCTGATGTTACAGAAACTCGATTAGATGCCCCTACACTGAGGCAGCGTCTGGTTGTTCTGCGGCAATGGTTTGTTGAGCAAATTGTGCCTTTGTCTGATGTAGACTGGCGAGAACAGTCTTATCAGACGGAGATGAGTAAGCAACTGCGTCTTTTGGAAATAGATATGATGTTTTTCCAAGGCGCTAGGCAGTCATCAACAGCACAGGCGAGAATGAAAACTATCAGCGATCGCATTACAACTTTAATTCAATATTGCCATGCCATACTGCAACAAGAAGCACCAGAAGATTAAATCATGGCGCAAGTTATGCCAAAATTCAGGTTTAAAAGTGTTTTGTGCTAGAGTTGTGAGATCAAAATTGGGATCTCAGGTACCTGAGATCTGGTGTTAGATTTTATAGACAGAATGGGAACTCTAGACTAACAGTCATTTGTTCCAAAACCAGAGAATTGTATGTCGAAATTCAGCTTCAGATACCGATTGCTATCTTTAGGAATAGGTCAGCGCATTAGTTTAGGATATGCCTTGGTTCTGAGTATTGCTGTTTTCGGAACAGTTACTGGCTTTAGTATCGGTAGTTATTATTACGAACAAGCTTTTCTACAAGAGAAACACACTCGTAACGAAGTTGAACTACTCCATCGTTTGCAAGCTAGTCTTCTCCGAACACGTACCTATCAACAACAGTTAATCCCTTGGTTGTCAAACCCAAAACAGTTTCGGGAAGAATATGCTCACATAACTTATCATCAAACGGAAATTCAGAAATCTTGGGATGAACTCAAGAATTTTGTAGAAAATGAGCCTCCGTCAGACTATAAATTACATTCACCAGAAGTACCAGAATTATTGAAAACTTATGCCGGTATTCCGGAACTTTACTTGAGAGAACTAGATAGCCGAATGCGGCAAATTAGCTTGTTGAATCTGGAGTCACCCACAGAATTTGCTCAAGCTCAAACAATACTACTACAATTTACAAATGGCGATTTAGCAATCAGATATGATGGTATATCAGATAATCTGGTAGAAATAATTCAGAACTCATACGAGATATCCCATCAAGCAGAAAGGATGTTAGCGCATTCAAATAATATTGCTCAGGGAATCGTGATTAGCAGCATCGGATTATCTATGGCTATATCGATTATATTGGCAATTGTTACCAGTCGTGCGATCGCTAAACCTATTCAATCTCTGACCAATATCGCCCGCAGATCCACAGAAGAATCTAATTTCGATTTACAAGCTACTATTGAGTGTCATGATGAA includes:
- the patD gene encoding heterocyst frequency control protein PatD; protein product: MSLNFKKYQEFATFLEQLSSDVTETRLDAPTLRQRLVVLRQWFVEQIVPLSDVDWREQSYQTEMSKQLRLLEIDMMFFQGARQSSTAQARMKTISDRITTLIQYCHAILQQEAPED